In Sphaerospermopsis torques-reginae ITEP-024, the genomic window TCAGGAGTAGATTTAGCAGTAGTTAAATTTAGAAGTCCAGCAACATATCAAATTGCCACCTTAGCAAATTACAACCCAAAAGATTATGAATATATCTTAACAGCAGGATATCCCAAATTAGGGCAAACATCACCTTGGCGGTTGACAATGGGGCAGATTTATAGCAAAGAACAAGGACTATTAGCAACTACCCAATCAGATTTTAGAAACAATAGTTCTGGGAACTCAGGAAATCTCAGTGCAAGTGTTAGTCAAAGTGCAGTTTCCTTAACCGGAGGATATGAATTAGTTTATAGCAGTATCACCTTTGGGGGTATGAGTGGGGGACCAGTATTAGATACCCAAGGAAGAGTAATTGGTATTCATGGACGTTCCGAGGGAGAAACAGCTATTGATGAAAAAACAGGTGATAGCGGTAGTAGTGGTGGTAAAGTACAAATAGGTAATAGTTTAGGTATTCCTATCAGTACGTTTTTAGCAATAGCAAACAAACTAGATACCCAAGGACAAAAAGTAGAAACCACCCCAGCACCAAAATTAAATGAACAAAAAGTTAACTCTATACAAACGGCAATATTATCAATAGATGTTTCTCAAAGGAAATACCACCGCCAGTCAATGGATAGAAAGAGGAAATCAACTGTGGCGTTTACGTCGTTATCAAGAAGCTATAGAGGCTTTTGATAGAGCAATTAATCTGAAACCAAAGTTTATTCATTTAGCGTATTATGGTAAGGGTTTAGCTTTAGGTGGTAAGAAAAAATATCAAGAAGCGGTAGTGGCATTGCAACAAGCAGTGAAAAGTCAACCTGATTTTGTTGCTGCTTGGAGTCGGCTAAGTGCAGTCTATATAAACTTACAGCAACCAAAGGAAGCCTTAGCAGCAATCAATAAAGCCATTGAACTTCAACCAAATAATCCTAATTTGTATAATGAGAAATGGGGTGCATTATATAATTTAAAAAGGTATGCAGAAGCAGAGGTAGCGATAAATGCAGCGATTAAACTCAGCCCCCGTTCGGCATTTTACAACAATCGCGGTAATGTTTACAAAGAGCAGAAAAAATGGGAATTAGCACTGGCAGATTATAACCAAGCTATCAAAATTAATCCTGATTTAGCTCTGGCTTACAGCAATCGCGGTCTTGTTTACTATGAGCAGAAAAAATGGGAATTAGCACTAGCAGATTTTAACCAAGCTATCAATATTAATCCTGATTTAGCTCTGGCTTACATGGGTCGAGGTCTTGTTTACTATGAGCAGAAAAAATGGGAATTAGCACTAGCAGATTTTAACCAAGCTATCAATATTAATCCTGATTTAGCTCTGGCTTACATGGGTCGAGGTCTTGTTTACGGTGAGCAGAAAAAATGGGAATTAGCACTGGCAGATTATAACCAAGCTATCAAAATTAATCCTGATTTAGCTCTGGCTTACATGGGTCGAGGTCTTGTTTACGGTAAGCAGAAAAAATGGGAATTAGCACTAGCAGATTTTAACCAAGCTATCAATATTAATCCTGATTTAGCTCTGGCTTACATGGGTCGCAGTCTTGTTTACGTTCAGCAGCAAAAATGGGAATTAGCACTGGCTGATTATAACCAAGCTCTCAAAATTAATCCTGATTTAGCTCTGGCTTACATGGGTCGCAGTCTTGTTTACGTTCAGCAGCAAAAATGGGAATTAGCACTGGCTGATTATAACCAAGCTCTCAAAATTAATCCTGATTATGCTGATGTTTACTACAATCGCGGTAATCTTTACCGTCAGCAGCAAAAATGGGAATTAGCACTGGCTGATTATAACCAAGCTATCAAAATTAATCCTGATTATGCTGTTGCCTACTACAATTCGCGGTCGTGTTTACGATGAGCAGAAAAAATGGGAATTAGCACTGGCAGATTATAACCAAGCTCTCAAAATTAATCCTGATTATGCTGTTGCCTACAACAATCGCGGTTTTCTTTACAAAGACCAGAAAAAATGGGAATTAGCACTGGCAGATTATAACCAAGCTATCAAAATTAATCCTGATTATGCTGCTGCCTACAACAATCGCGGTATTCTTTACAGAGAGCAGAAAAAATGGGAATTAGCACTGGCTGATTTTAACCAAGCTATCAATATTAATCCTGATTATGCTAATGCTTACATGGGTCGCGGTCTTGTTTACCGTGACCAGAAAAAATGGGAATTAGCACTGGCAGATTATAACCAAGCTCTCAAACTTAATCCTGATGATGCTCTGGCTTACAACAATCGCGGACTTCTTTACTATGAGCAGAAAAAATGGGAATTAGCACTGGCTAGATTATAACCAAGCTATCAAAATTAATCCTGATTATGCTGTTGCCTACTACAATCGCGGTCTTGTTTATTATCAACTTGGTGACAAACAAAAGGCAATTGAAAATCTCCAACAAGCAGCACAATTATTCCTGGTTCAAGGAAATATTGCTTTTTATCAACAAATTATGGATTTCTTAAAGCAGTTGTAGGTGTTTTATTGACAAATATCAACTTGATGAAAAGGAATCTTTGGGGTGAGAAAATGATTGCTGATAGTCAGAAATTGCTATCAACTCCGAAGATGAAAACCTTATGATCACAGTTGCGGTAATCTCAATCAAATATCAATACTGTTCGGTTAATATTTCAAAACCGCGAAGATCCCCCCAACCCCCCTTTTTAAGGGGGGCTTTAACCGTCTTTTACCCCCTTTTTAAGGGGGTCGCCGCAGGCGGGGGGATCTTAACCGAAAAGTATTGAGTATAGGAGTTAATTCTAGAAAGCTGTATAATAACAAGAAACTTGTTTATACAACAACTTCTTGAATTTGGTTGTTACCCCTGCAAATATCTGATTCTTTGTTATTCTTCTCATGTGCCTAACTACGAATTTTCTCAAGTTCTATAATAATTAGCTGTATTTGCTGATATCTTTTATATTCCTTGTTTTCTTGCAGTTTAATAGCTAATGTTTTGAACTTCTGGATTGCTGTCTGCACATCTCCTTTATTCAACGCTGCATAGGCTTGATTATTTAATTCTTCAATGGAATCAGGAGAAACAGTTGAAGAATTTACAGGATATTGTAGTTCTGGATCTCGTAAATCCACTATTCTATTCAAAGAGTTTATTTCAGACTGTAACTTATCAATAATCTTTAACAACTGTGTTAATTCTGAAAATTTCTTTGCTTTTAAAGAAGCCAAACTTTTTTGTAAATAAAGCGTGTTTGCTATTTGGAAATCTGCTATTTTCTGTTCGTTCTCTTCTTGTATTAACCCGCGCTGATGATAAGCTACTGCATATTGGGGGTTAATTGTAATTGCTTGAGTAAAATCTGCAATAGCTTTCTGTTTATATTCTTGAATTTTATCTTTTACTTCTACTGGACAAATAATTATATAATCATCTTTTTTCCTACAACCCGGTACAGTTCCATCAGGATTTAAAGGCTTTCCTTGGGCATATCTAGCATAAATTAAACCCCGTTGATAATATGCTTCTGCATTTTGCTGATTACGATTAATAGCTTGTGTAAAATCTAATATTGCCCCTTGATAATCTTGTTGATTTACCTTGATTTTACCTTCTAAAAGCCAGTTGTTTGATATTTGTATTGCTTGAGTTGGAGAAGCTTCAGCTTGGGAAAAATTCCCTCCAAATATTATCAGGGAACTGATTGTTAAACTTAGACAAGTGACGGGTAATTTTAAGGTAGACATAAGGTGATTGGTGATTGGTGATTGGTGATTGGTGATTGGTGATTGGTGATTGGTGATTGGTGATTGGTGATTGGTGATTGGTAATTGGTGATTGGTGATTGGTGATTGGTGATTGGTGATTGGTAATTGGTAATTGGTGATTGGTGATTGGTAATTGGTGATTGGTAATTGGTGATTGGTAATAAAATTCTAGTTTAAATCCTGTTAATCCTCAAATCCTGGAAATCCTGATTCAGACAATTCAAATCCTGTTAATCCTCAAATCCTGGAAATCCTGATTCAGACAATTTAAATCCTGTTAATCCTCAAATCCTGGAAATCCTGATTCAGACAATTTAAATCCTGTTAATCCTCAAATCCTGGAAATCCTGATTCAGACAATTCAAATCCTGTTCATCCTTAAATCCTGGAAATCCTGATTCAGACAATTTAAATCCTGTTCATCCTCAAATCCTGGAAATCCTGATTCAGACAATTCAAATCCTGTTAATCCTTAAATCCTGGAAATCCTTGTTTCTGTCTTTTCTTTTCCTGTTTTTCCTTTTTTCCTGGTTTTCCTGTTTCTGTCTTTTCTTTTCCTGTTTTTCCTTTTTTCCTGGTTTTCCTGATTCAGACAATTCAAATCCTGTTAATCCTTAAATCCTGGAAATCCTGATTCAGACAATTTACATAATTTATCCTCATTTTCACCCAAATTAGCATTTTCTTGTAAATATTCATGCAACCAATCACAACTACGTTTTTGTAAAGTATGAATATCCAAATCCCACAAAGTGATATGATTACTAATATCCACAGATGTTATCATCTTTCCATCAGCACTAAAATTAACTTCTAAAAGATCATTTTTACTTCCTTGCAGACTATAAATTAATTCTCCCTGCAAATTCCAAAAACTGATTTTATCCCCACTAGCTGAAACTAGAATTTTACTATCAGGACTAAAATCTACACTGTAAACACTTTGATGATGTTGTAAAGTATGTAATAATTTACCACTCTTTCTATCCCAAAGTTTGACTGTAGAATCAGCACTTCCAGTAGCTATGATTTTTCCATTATGACTAAAACTTACAGATGTAATATTATTCTCATGTCCAGAAAGAGTTTGCAATAATTTTCCTGTTAAATTCCACAGTTTTACAGTTTTATCTCCAGCAGTTGCTAAAGTCTGACCATCTCGACTAAAGTTAATATTTGTCAGTAATTTATCATTCGTCTGCCAGCTTTTTAATAAATTCCCTTGTAAGTCCCAAATTTTCACTTGTTGATCAACTCTACTAATGGTTGCAATTTTTTTACCATCAAAACTAAAACTAATATCTTGAATTGGCTGAAATATACTATATAATATACTATTATTATCTTGCAAATGTCCTTGCCAACTCTTGATTAGTTTACCATCAAGATGCCACAATTTAATTTGATGATCAACGCCAATGGTGATCAGATTTTTTCCTGTGGGATGAAATAATACTTTGATAATTTCTCCCTCATGGGCATAAAAACTTTTAACCAAACTTCCATCACGCTTTCGTAAGCTGATAATTCCCTGTTTATTACTTACTGCAATAGTATTTTTATCAGGACTGAAACTTACACTATTACCAGAAAAACTAGGTAAAATACCTTGCAAATGCCACAATTTAATTGTGCTGTCAGCACTAGCAGAAACTATGGTTTTGCCATCTGGACTAAAACTAGCTTCTGATGCTTTACCTCCATGTCCTAAAAAGGTGTAAATTGGAAATTGGGGATGAGATTTTAAATCTTTTTTTAATTTTAAATTATTGGGAATCATCCAAACTTTAACTGTATCATCAGCACTAGCAGAAACTATGGTTTTGCTATCTGGACTAAAATTCACATCTAAAACTTGATTATTATGACCTTCAAAAGTATGTAATAATTGTCCATTTATATCCCACAGTTTCACAGTTTTATCTTTACTCGCAGAGGCTAAAGTATTACCATCTGGACTAAATTTTACAGCCAAAACTTCATCATTATGACCTGGTAATGTTTTTAATTCCTTACCTTCAAGATGCCAAAGTTTGACAGTTTTATCAGCACTTGCAGTAGCAATAGTTTTTCCATCTGGACTGAAATTTACACTCCATATTTTTTGTTGGTGAGCGTTAATTGTTTTCATCAGTTGTCCATTTAATGCCCAGAGTTTTATTTCTCCTTTACTGTTAGCAGTTGCTAAAATTTTACTATCTGGACTGAGAGATATTGCCAATAATCCATCTTTTTCTATTAACCTAAAATTAGGTTGATTTGTAAATAAATTTGTAAATAAATTTGTCAATAAATTTGTGTTAGAATCATAACGCCAAAAACTAATAGTGTTATCAAAACTAGCAGCAATCAAAAGTTTATTATCTGGACTAAAAATAACACTGAAAACTCTATCTTTATGACCTGATAAAGTTTGTTGTAACTTTCCATCTCGTCGCCAAATTTTGATGGTATTATCTTCACTCCCTGAAGCTAAAAGCTGACCATCTGGGCTAAATTTAACCGTGGAAATCTCACCTTTATGCCCTTGTAAACGATTGTATTCTCGAATTTGGTTGATATTCTCCAAAGTGGCCGCAGATAAACTTAACTGAGTTTGAGAATCTAAGAAGTTTAAAAAGTTTAACTGCTGTAAATTTTTGATAACTTTCAGTGTGGGGATAAAAGCTTCAATTTCATTCCCTGATTTTAACAATACTTGTGCAGATAAATTCAAGGCTTTGAGTTCATTAATTTGTGATTTTTGCCGTTGCCATAAAGCCACACCAGCTAATAGTAATACTCCTAATAAACCACCACTTAAAGCCATAATAATTCGATTTTTAGCCGCATTCTGAGCTTGACTTTCTTTCTTTTGTAGTTCTAAACTTTGAAGGATAAAATTTTGCTCATTGGCACTAATTTGATTTTCCCGTTGTCTTAACCATTCCTGGGCATCAATTAAAGATTTACCCCGCAATAATGCTCCCGTATCTTGTTGATGATTTTCCCATTGTCGCATTACTGATCTTAATTGTTCTTGCCATCGGCGAAAATCTCCATCTGTTTGCATCCATTGTTTTAATCTGCGCCAATTGCGAATTAATGCCTCATGAATAATTTCTACTGTTTCAATTTTTGTTAGTTTATTAATGTCTGTAACTACTAATCTGGCATTTGCTAACTGTGTAACTAAATTCCAGTTTTCTGCCCCCACTTCTCCACGAGTAGCTAAACGCCGAATATCTGTATTATATTCTCCTGGCTGTACTAATTGAATAAATATTTGTTGTACTTTTTGTTGATCGGCTGCACTCAATTGAGCATAAATTGATTCAGCATGATTCGCCAGTGCAGTTTCGATAGTGCCAATTTCCGTGTATGCTTGATGAGTTAGCCATCCTTGCTGTTGCCGTTGCCACAACTGAGTTAAAGTAAATTCCAGTAGGGGTAAATGGCTAGGAGAATTAAGCACCACATCAATGAGACGTTGAGTTAATCCTGGTTCTAATTGTACATTGAGACTAAGAGCAGGTTGTGAAATGGCACTTTCTAATTCTAAGGCATTCATGGGACCTAAATTAACCTGAGCATCCTGCAAAGCATTACTCAAAGGACGGTAAGATAAAGCTTCACCAAAAAAGTCTGCTCGTAGGGTTAACACCAAGGTAAAACCAGGAACATTACTAACTGCATTCAAGAGATTATCTAAAAATATTTTCCGTTCTGCGGTATCCTGACAAAGAGTATAAAGTTCTTCAAATTGGTCAGCAATTAAGATAATATGTGATTTGGGTGAAATGCTAATCAGCGATTCTAGGAAATTAGATAAAGTGCTGTTACTCTGTTTTAACTGTACTTCTATTTCTAATTCTTGCAATCTGGAATGAGGAACAATATCTTTTTTAGTGCCTAACTCTCGATAAAGTGCGATCGCTAATGATTCTAACGGATTATTCCCCGGACGAAAAGACACAAATTGCCAATGTTGACTTTTATCGCGTTTTAATTGGGGAATTAAACCCGCAAACACCACAGAAGATTTACCGCTTCCTGAAGCCCCAACCACTGCTACAAAATGCTTTGTTTTCACTGCCGTAAGTAACTGTTGCGTTACCATTTCTCGCCCATAAAAATAAGCTGCATCTTGTTCTTGAAAAGCCGCTAAACCCCTGTAAGGACAACTAGCTACAGCCCCCATACTCTGCCAAGTGGGAGGCGTTGCTAACAAATTTTGGACAATTACAGGCAACCAACTAGCACAAGGATATTCTGTTTCTAAACCTTGTAATTTTTTGCGGGCAATATTCACAGATTG contains:
- a CDS encoding tetratricopeptide repeat protein; protein product: MFLKGNTTASQWIERGNQLWRLRRYQEAIEAFDRAINLKPKFIHLAYYGKGLALGGKKKYQEAVVALQQAVKSQPDFVAAWSRLSAVYINLQQPKEALAAINKAIELQPNNPNLYNEKWGALYNLKRYAEAEVAINAAIKLSPRSAFYNNRGNVYKEQKKWELALADYNQAIKINPDLALAYSNRGLVYYEQKKWELALADFNQAININPDLALAYMGRGLVYYEQKKWELALADFNQAININPDLALAYMGRGLVYGEQKKWELALADYNQAIKINPDLALAYMGRGLVYGKQKKWELALADFNQAININPDLALAYMGRSLVYVQQQKWELALADYNQALKINPDLALAYMGRSLVYVQQQKWELALADYNQALKINPDYADVYYNRGNLYRQQQKWELALADYNQAIKINPDYAVAYYNSRSCLR
- a CDS encoding tetratricopeptide repeat protein, with the translated sequence MLLPTTIRGRVYDEQKKWELALADYNQALKINPDYAVAYNNRGFLYKDQKKWELALADYNQAIKINPDYAAAYNNRGILYREQKKWELALADFNQAININPDYANAYMGRGLVYRDQKKWELALADYNQALKLNPDDALAYNNRGLLYYEQKKWELALARL
- a CDS encoding tetratricopeptide repeat protein, producing the protein MNPDYAVAYYNRGLVYYQLGDKQKAIENLQQAAQLFLVQGNIAFYQQIMDFLKQL
- a CDS encoding tetratricopeptide repeat protein, which codes for MSTLKLPVTCLSLTISSLIIFGGNFSQAEASPTQAIQISNNWLLEGKIKVNQQDYQGAILDFTQAINRNQQNAEAYYQRGLIYARYAQGKPLNPDGTVPGCRKKDDYIIICPVEVKDKIQEYKQKAIADFTQAITINPQYAVAYHQRGLIQEENEQKIADFQIANTLYLQKSLASLKAKKFSELTQLLKIIDKLQSEINSLNRIVDLRDPELQYPVNSSTVSPDSIEELNNQAYAALNKGDVQTAIQKFKTLAIKLQENKEYKRYQQIQLIIIELEKIRS
- a CDS encoding nSTAND1 domain-containing NTPase, encoding MNKLVILKLDGNFHEGFRASLEIGEDGSLPDIELSDNAFKLPPLPTLPDIYQDWSNTYRSLDGYRIKPKKDQITNVRFQSLKMECRTHTDILKQQFITWLQAESFRQIKELCLTQLNTTDEVRIIIRTHETQLRKLPWHLWDLFNYYPHAEVAFSSLSSQRFKKSTRSHIRILIILGNSEGINVAEDEKLLQQYCQSAEIIVLVEPSPSELNKYLWDDTGWDLIFFSGHSRTESTKGRIFLNRTDSLTMDELRYGLQTAVSKGLQLAFFNSCDGLGIATELESLHIPQIIVMREPVPDKVAHQFLKDFIQQFTSRKSFYQSVNIARKKLQGLETEYPCASWLPVIVQNLLATPPTWQSMGAVASCPYRGLAAFQEQDAAYFYGREMVTQQLLTAVKTKHFVAVVGASGSGKSSVVFAGLIPQLKRDKSQHWQFVSFRPGNNPLESLAIALYRELGTKKDIVPHSRLQELEIEVQLKQSNSTLSNFLESLISISPKSHIILIADQFEELYTLCQDTAERKIFLDNLLNAVSNVPGFTLVLTLRADFFGEALSYRPLSNALQDAQVNLGPMNALELESAISQPALSLNVQLEPGLTQRLIDVVLNSPSHLPLLEFTLTQLWQRQQQGWLTHQAYTEIGTIETALANHAESIYAQLSAADQQKVQQIFIQLVQPGEYNTDIRRLATRGEVGAENWNLVTQLANARLVVTDINKLTKIETVEIIHEALIRNWRRLKQWMQTDGDFRRWQEQLRSVMRQWENHQQDTGALLRGKSLIDAQEWLRQRENQISANEQNFILQSLELQKKESQAQNAAKNRIIMALSGGLLGVLLLAGVALWQRQKSQINELKALNLSAQVLLKSGNEIEAFIPTLKVIKNLQQLNFLNFLDSQTQLSLSAATLENINQIREYNRLQGHKGEISTVKFSPDGQLLASGSEDNTIKIWRRDGKLQQTLSGHKDRVFSVIFSPDNKLLIAASFDNTISFWRYDSNTNLLTNLFTNLFTNQPNFRLIEKDGLLAISLSPDSKILATANSKGEIKLWALNGQLMKTINAHQQKIWSVNFSPDGKTIATASADKTVKLWHLEGKELKTLPGHNDEVLAVKFSPDGNTLASASKDKTVKLWDINGQLLHTFEGHNNQVLDVNFSPDSKTIVSASADDTVKVWMIPNNLKLKKDLKSHPQFPIYTFLGHGGKASEASFSPDGKTIVSASADSTIKLWHLQGILPSFSGNSVSFSPDKNTIAVSNKQGIISLRKRDGSLVKSFYAHEGEIIKVLFHPTGKNLITIGVDHQIKLWHLDGKLIKSWQGHLQDNNSILYSIFQPIQDISFSFDGKKIATISRVDQQVKIWDLQGNLLKSWQTNDKLLTNINFSRDGQTLATAGDKTVKLWNLTGKLLQTLSGHENNITSVSFSHNGKIIATGSADSTVKLWDRKSGKLLHTLQHHQSVYSVDFSPDSKILVSASGDKISFWNLQGELIYSLQGSKNDLLEVNFSADGKMITSVDISNHITLWDLDIHTLQKRSCDWLHEYLQENANLGENEDKLCKLSESGFPGFKD